One Solirubrobacter pauli DNA segment encodes these proteins:
- a CDS encoding DUF4142 domain-containing protein: protein MLNRPIVAALAALSLAAPAAASARPADFPEDRSFLVNAARSNLAEIATARLALRESDDAGVRAYARRMVADHTAAQTELKGIARAWSTSVPTAPSSKQKRDAARLGALDGSAFDRTYLRRQIVAHRQTLGVCLLEIDGGKVASLRAYASKTAPVVRGHLALAKQTRAAL, encoded by the coding sequence ATGCTCAACCGCCCCATCGTCGCCGCGCTCGCGGCCCTGTCCCTCGCCGCGCCGGCCGCGGCGTCCGCGCGACCGGCCGACTTCCCGGAGGACCGGTCGTTCCTCGTCAACGCCGCCCGCTCGAACCTCGCGGAGATCGCGACGGCCCGCCTGGCCCTGCGCGAGAGCGACGACGCCGGCGTGCGCGCCTACGCGCGGCGGATGGTCGCCGACCACACGGCCGCCCAGACCGAGCTGAAGGGCATCGCCCGTGCCTGGAGCACGTCGGTGCCGACGGCGCCGTCGTCCAAGCAGAAGCGTGACGCGGCGCGACTGGGGGCGCTCGACGGCAGCGCGTTCGACCGCACCTACCTGCGCCGGCAGATCGTCGCGCACCGGCAGACGCTCGGCGTGTGCCTGCTGGAGATCGACGGTGGCAAGGTCGCGAGCCTGCGCGCCTACGCGAGCAAGACCGCGCCGGTCGTCCGCGGGCACCTCGCGCTCGCCAAGCAGACGCGCGCCGCGCTGTAG